Part of the Candidatus Angelobacter sp. genome is shown below.
GTTCTCGGGCGCGGAAGCGGCGTGAACGCCGCGCCCCGGATCGGCTGAAGCCGGAACTCCAAACCCGTTGGCGCGTGCCTCGTCCTGCAACGCGCGCAATTGCCGCAGATGATCCACGCGGTCGGCGAGCGATTCGACGTGACCGAACAACATCGTGCAGGTGCTGCGACCGCCGAGCTTGTGCCACGTGCGGTGAACGTCCAGGTATTCCTCGGCGGATTCCTTGCCCTTGGCGATGGCGCTGCGGACTTCCTTGCGAAAAATTTCCGCGCCGCCGCCGGTGAGCGATTCGAGTCCGGCGTCCTTCAATTCGCGCAACGTCTGTTCCACAGTTTTCTTCGCGAGCCATGCGAGATGCAGGATTTCAATTGCGGTGAAGCATTTGAGTTGAAGTTTTTGTTTGGGTGGAGCGGGCAACTTGCCCGCATCGGTCGGCACCCTGCCTACCGAACTGTCCTGCGCATTCGCCATCCGGCTGTCCGGCAAGTTGCCGGACAAAACGGGCTGGCAGCCCGGTCCACCAGGATCAGTGAGCAACACTTCTTCGTTCAACGCGCGCAGCGCTTTCAGCATGTCCACGTAGTAACTGAACGGCAGCGAGGGATGCAGTCCGCCAACGATGTGCAACTCCGTGATGCCAAGCTTCAACGCCTCGCGCGCCTTCTCGACCATCTGCGGGATCGTCAACTCGAAACCGTCCTTGTCGCGTTTCTTGCGCGCGAACGAGCAGAATTGACACGAAAGAATGCAATAATTCGAGTAGTTGAGGTAGCGATTGATGATGTAGCTGGCGCGATTACCCACCTTCTTCTGCCGCGCGAAATCGGCGATGGCACCGAGTGCGTTCAGATCCTTGGATTCAAACAGCCGCAGCGCGTCCGCTTCGGAAACGCGTTCGCCGGCAGCGACCTTGTCGTAGAGGTCGCGCAGCTCGCTTCGTTGGGTGAAAAAATTCATTTGGCTGCATCATCCCATGATAGCTGCGGCCGCACGCCCGTCGTCGTCACACTTTTGCCTTCTTCATCTTTACTTTCTTTGTCACGCGCTTATCAGAATTCTAATGTTCTCTTTCGCGATCACGTTCATCGCCCTGCCGAAAATAAATCAACCGAAGAACGACTTCAGCGCAACTTAAAACCTCCCTGAAAAACCACCTCAGCCGCGGTGACGATCAAAAACACCAGGCTGATGAGCGCGTTGAGCCGGAAGAACGCTGTGTTGATCCATTTCAAACTGCGGCGTGGCGCCAGCCAGTGTTCCAGCAGCAGGCTGCCCAGGATGATGATCAGTCCGACCAAGTATGCCACCCGAAACCTTGAAAGCAATCCGAAGACAGCGAGGAGACCGAACATGACCATGTGGGCGAGAAACGCGGCCGTGAGCGCATTTTCCGGGCCCCAACGCACGACCAATGAATGCAACCCCTGGGCGCGGTCGAATTCATAATCCTGCAACGCATAGATGATGTCGAAACCGACGAGCCAGAACACTACCGCCAGAGCGAGAATCACCGGAAGAAACGCGCTTTTTTTCAACGTGAGCCATCCTTCCTCGACCGGAAAGAAATCGAACCCACCTTTGACGGCGAGCCACGCACCGACCGGCGCCAGCGCCAGAGCAACGCCGAGAAAAACATGGGTAAAATCCGAAAATCGCTTGGTGAGTGAATAGAAACAAACGACGAACACGGCGACGGGGGAGAGGTAGAAGCAGATTCTGTTGATGAAATAACTGACGA
Proteins encoded:
- a CDS encoding radical SAM protein — its product is MNFFTQRSELRDLYDKVAAGERVSEADALRLFESKDLNALGAIADFARQKKVGNRASYIINRYLNYSNYCILSCQFCSFARKKRDKDGFELTIPQMVEKAREALKLGITELHIVGGLHPSLPFSYYVDMLKALRALNEEVLLTDPGGPGCQPVLSGNLPDSRMANAQDSSVGRVPTDAGKLPAPPKQKLQLKCFTAIEILHLAWLAKKTVEQTLRELKDAGLESLTGGGAEIFRKEVRSAIAKGKESAEEYLDVHRTWHKLGGRSTCTMLFGHVESLADRVDHLRQLRALQDEARANGFGVPASADPGRGVHAASAPENQEPPKSPNSSAVNRAEARAPQPPKGGPPNYGGFVGFVPLPYMPEDNDIPVRNPPTGFDSLRTIAVSRIYLDNFDHITAYWVGLGLKLAQVALSYGADDLHGTIIEEHIFHMAGATSPQLQTEAEMIKAIRETRRTPVQRNTFYEPIKVLADAAPSANEAEPPSGKSKMLEDNLATA
- a CDS encoding UbiA-like polyprenyltransferase; its protein translation is MFDFIRKWAGFVKFSHTVFALPFALASMIVAARDQRGWPGGRTFCFILAAMVCARTCAMSFNRIVDRRFDKANPRTADRDLPAGRISLFGASVLCLLSGAGLIVVSYFINRICFYLSPVAVFVVCFYSLTKRFSDFTHVFLGVALALAPVGAWLAVKGGFDFFPVEEGWLTLKKSAFLPVILALAVVFWLVGFDIIYALQDYEFDRAQGLHSLVVRWGPENALTAAFLAHMVMFGLLAVFGLLSRFRVAYLVGLIIILGSLLLEHWLAPRRSLKWINTAFFRLNALISLVFLIVTAAEVVFQGGFKLR